A stretch of the Brevundimonas sp. MF30-B genome encodes the following:
- a CDS encoding RHS repeat domain-containing protein: protein MNHNHKRGARRVHGRDVSVLALILAGALSSPALAQVQPIPPEFYQLDGRGVDLARGTFNYSTTEVVIGQPGAGGLAYGRSYLRLGSTWRNNLLGNLTISGSVYTVAIGASAQVFISSGPAFNPVIRDGATLSRSGDIFTYTTADGVQARFRFYSPTTYPTNRYGGYPMIDLRHPNGELRTYDYEETPYCTVWWEWGECAAFGAAMRLTSVVNNYGYAINFDYASNDPDIEGVEQWLDLRTVQGRNLAYPAIWGPSVTYDNGFRPTVVTDQDSRETHYAYNSWGSLSGVRLPGDAADTVSVTYDTSVGRVSGVTDASGSWSYASTVADGLRTMIATGPMGQQITAVSDEQTHRLRSVTDALGREASYQYDTGGRTTRVTRPEGDATVWTYDARGNRLTETRQPTPGSAEAPVTTTWTYPEVCANPVTCNQPTAMTDARGHVTDYTYDPAHGGMTSVTGPAPTIGAVRPQTRIAYAAQTGSGFSAPGGAITLPVSVSACATLASCAGTADEVRRTIAYAGAGGANNLLPTSTSTGAGDGSLTATTSQTYTPFGDVARVDGPLTGTEDSVHYRYDTARRSVGVIGPDPDGAGPLPRRASRITYDPAGRVVLQEVGTVVGLSEPDWAAFVSLQQTAVVHDPVGRPTHQRVQAGGQTFALTQLGYDAAGRVECATTRMDPAAFAAPPADACALGPVGAFGPDRILRTAYDAVGRPVSTTSGHGTADPITESVAYTANSQVASLTDGRGNVSVMEYDGLGRLSLQRYPNPTGGGTSTTDYEQYGYDAAGNLVTMRDRAGQTTTAAYDALGRVTQVAYPGATPDVATTYDLLGRPLTVSTPGQTLTQGWDALGRLVTETGPLGTMASQYDLAGRRTRLTWPDGFFAAYDYNLAGELTGVRENGTDWPLAAFAYDALGRRIGQTNANGSIATWAYDGAGRLASLGHALVDAPYNVTLGFSYNPAGQIVARSVSNPAYDQAPTAGTTAYANDGLNRVTAVDGAGVTYDTLGNLTAAPGTPAYGYDTISRLTSAGSSSMAYDPAGRLAQTTGAATTRFLYDGLQLIGEYDAAGTLVRRHVPGAGLDGVIASYEGTTFDRRWLLADERGSVLTLSNNAGAVTALNTYDEYGVPRPNNAGTFQYTGQVWLPEAQLYHYRARAYLPGLGRFAQADPLGYAAGANLYAYVGADPMNWIDPLGLMQEQDAWWVDDVWVFADRIRTGPPGGGDIVGGCGPQWVAQVSTDSVRCLANLGLGRPGTHHRPGQRPEAGFCEGYSDTRLASTIAGYTSDLATLARVTGERSPARFVPQAQGYLQALRIIELIGSSAATGAALWLAYRYEDYSGAAEALARELAGSGVASAYRRLPASMRGASGDLATDLMSLIVPQGINIESAGPCRNRN, encoded by the coding sequence ATGAACCATAATCATAAACGCGGCGCGCGCCGTGTGCACGGTCGCGACGTCAGCGTGCTGGCGCTCATCTTGGCGGGCGCGCTCAGCAGTCCCGCGCTGGCGCAGGTTCAGCCCATCCCTCCGGAGTTTTATCAGCTCGACGGCCGAGGGGTGGACCTAGCCCGAGGCACTTTCAACTATTCGACGACCGAGGTGGTGATCGGCCAGCCCGGCGCGGGCGGCCTGGCGTATGGGCGCAGCTATCTCAGGCTCGGCTCGACCTGGCGGAACAACCTGCTGGGCAATCTGACGATCTCTGGCTCGGTCTACACGGTGGCGATCGGCGCGTCGGCCCAGGTGTTCATCTCGTCCGGCCCGGCCTTCAACCCTGTCATACGTGATGGGGCGACGCTGAGCCGCAGCGGCGACATCTTCACCTACACCACCGCCGACGGGGTCCAGGCCCGGTTCCGATTCTACAGCCCGACGACCTATCCGACCAACCGCTATGGCGGATATCCAATGATCGATCTGCGCCATCCCAATGGGGAGCTGCGCACCTACGACTACGAAGAGACGCCCTACTGCACCGTCTGGTGGGAATGGGGCGAGTGCGCGGCGTTCGGCGCCGCCATGCGGCTGACCAGCGTGGTCAATAACTACGGCTACGCCATCAATTTCGACTACGCTTCCAACGACCCAGACATTGAAGGCGTTGAGCAGTGGCTGGATCTGCGCACCGTGCAGGGGCGCAACCTGGCCTATCCCGCCATCTGGGGTCCGTCGGTGACCTACGATAACGGCTTTCGGCCCACGGTCGTGACCGACCAGGACAGCCGCGAGACGCATTACGCCTACAACAGCTGGGGCAGCCTGTCGGGCGTGCGCCTGCCGGGCGACGCCGCGGACACCGTCAGCGTGACCTACGATACGAGCGTGGGCCGGGTCAGCGGGGTGACCGACGCCTCGGGAAGCTGGAGCTACGCCTCCACGGTCGCGGACGGCTTGAGGACGATGATCGCGACCGGCCCGATGGGCCAGCAGATAACGGCCGTGTCCGATGAGCAGACCCACCGCCTGCGCTCGGTGACCGACGCCCTGGGGCGCGAGGCGAGCTATCAATACGACACCGGCGGACGGACGACGCGGGTCACGCGGCCCGAGGGCGACGCGACCGTGTGGACCTATGATGCGCGCGGCAACCGCCTGACCGAGACCCGGCAGCCCACGCCCGGCTCGGCCGAAGCGCCGGTGACGACAACCTGGACCTATCCGGAGGTGTGCGCCAATCCGGTCACCTGCAACCAGCCGACGGCCATGACCGACGCGCGCGGCCATGTCACCGACTACACCTACGATCCTGCGCACGGCGGGATGACCAGCGTCACCGGGCCGGCGCCCACCATCGGCGCTGTGCGTCCCCAGACCCGCATCGCCTATGCGGCTCAGACGGGATCGGGTTTCTCGGCGCCGGGAGGGGCGATCACCCTGCCGGTTTCGGTCTCGGCCTGCGCAACCCTGGCCTCGTGCGCCGGCACGGCGGACGAGGTGCGCAGGACGATCGCCTATGCGGGAGCGGGCGGGGCCAACAATCTGCTGCCCACCTCGACCTCCACGGGGGCGGGCGACGGTTCGCTGACCGCGACCACAAGCCAAACCTACACGCCCTTCGGCGACGTGGCCCGCGTGGACGGGCCGCTGACCGGGACGGAGGATTCGGTCCATTACCGCTACGACACCGCGCGGCGATCGGTCGGCGTGATCGGCCCCGATCCGGATGGCGCGGGCCCTCTCCCGCGCCGGGCCTCGCGCATCACCTACGACCCGGCCGGGCGGGTGGTGCTTCAGGAGGTCGGCACGGTCGTCGGGCTGAGCGAGCCCGACTGGGCCGCCTTCGTCAGTCTGCAGCAGACCGCCGTCGTTCACGATCCCGTGGGACGCCCAACGCATCAGCGCGTCCAGGCCGGCGGCCAGACCTTTGCCCTGACGCAGCTCGGCTACGACGCCGCCGGGCGGGTGGAGTGCGCGACAACGCGCATGGACCCGGCGGCCTTCGCCGCGCCGCCCGCCGACGCCTGCGCCCTGGGGCCGGTTGGCGCGTTCGGTCCGGACCGGATCCTGCGCACCGCCTATGACGCGGTGGGTCGCCCGGTCTCGACGACCTCGGGTCATGGCACGGCCGATCCGATCACAGAGAGCGTGGCCTATACCGCCAATAGCCAGGTCGCCTCGCTGACCGACGGTCGGGGCAATGTCTCGGTGATGGAGTACGACGGCCTGGGTCGGTTGAGCCTTCAGCGCTATCCCAACCCAACGGGCGGCGGGACCTCCACGACCGACTATGAGCAGTACGGCTACGACGCGGCCGGGAATCTGGTCACGATGCGCGACCGGGCGGGGCAGACGACCACGGCGGCCTACGACGCGCTGGGCCGCGTGACCCAGGTCGCCTATCCGGGCGCGACGCCGGACGTGGCGACCACCTATGACCTGCTGGGCCGGCCGCTGACGGTCTCGACGCCCGGTCAGACCCTGACCCAAGGCTGGGATGCGCTGGGCCGGCTGGTCACCGAGACCGGGCCGTTGGGGACGATGGCCTCGCAGTACGACCTGGCGGGGCGGCGCACCCGCCTGACCTGGCCGGACGGCTTCTTCGCGGCCTACGACTACAACCTCGCCGGCGAGCTGACGGGCGTTCGCGAGAACGGGACCGACTGGCCCCTGGCGGCCTTCGCCTACGACGCCCTTGGCCGGCGCATCGGCCAGACCAACGCCAACGGCTCGATCGCGACCTGGGCCTATGACGGGGCCGGCCGGCTGGCCAGTCTGGGCCACGCCCTGGTCGATGCGCCGTACAATGTGACCCTGGGCTTCAGCTACAACCCGGCGGGCCAGATCGTCGCCCGGTCGGTGAGCAACCCGGCCTACGACCAGGCCCCGACAGCGGGGACGACCGCCTACGCCAACGACGGGCTCAACCGGGTCACGGCGGTCGACGGCGCGGGCGTGACCTACGACACCCTGGGCAACCTGACCGCCGCGCCGGGGACGCCGGCCTACGGCTACGACACGATCAGCCGGCTGACCTCGGCGGGGAGTTCCAGCATGGCCTACGACCCGGCCGGCCGGCTGGCCCAGACGACGGGCGCGGCCACGACCCGCTTCCTCTACGACGGGCTGCAGCTGATCGGGGAGTATGACGCCGCCGGAACCCTGGTGCGCCGCCATGTGCCCGGGGCGGGGCTGGACGGGGTGATCGCCTCCTACGAGGGTACGACCTTCGACCGGCGCTGGCTGCTCGCCGACGAGCGCGGCTCGGTCCTCACCCTCAGCAACAACGCCGGGGCCGTCACCGCGCTGAACACCTACGACGAGTACGGCGTGCCGAGGCCGAACAACGCGGGGACGTTCCAGTACACGGGGCAGGTGTGGCTGCCGGAGGCGCAGCTGTACCACTACCGGGCGCGGGCCTACCTGCCGGGGCTGGGGCGCTTTGCCCAGGCCGACCCGCTGGGCTACGCGGCCGGGGCCAACCTCTACGCCTACGTCGGGGCCGACCCGATGAACTGGATCGACCCGCTGGGGCTGATGCAGGAGCAGGACGCCTGGTGGGTGGATGACGTCTGGGTATTCGCGGATCGTATTCGCACGGGTCCTCCGGGCGGGGGCGACATCGTTGGGGGGTGTGGCCCGCAATGGGTGGCACAGGTGTCCACGGATAGCGTCCGCTGCTTGGCGAACCTTGGTCTTGGACGACCCGGGACACATCATCGTCCGGGGCAGCGTCCTGAAGCTGGGTTTTGCGAGGGTTATAGCGATACCCGTCTAGCATCTACTATTGCCGGCTATACTTCTGATTTGGCAACTTTGGCTCGCGTAACCGGCGAAAGATCACCAGCCAGGTTCGTGCCTCAGGCTCAAGGATACTTACAAGCGTTGCGCATTATTGAACTTATTGGAAGTTCGGCCGCAACCGGAGCCGCTTTATGGCTTGCGTATAGGTATGAGGATTATAGCGGAGCAGCGGAAGCTCTTGCCCGCGAACTAGCTGGATCGGGCGTTGCATCCGCTTATCGGCGGCTTCCTGCCTCGATGAGGGGGGCATCTGGAGACCTTGCGACTGACCTCATGAGTCTGATAGTGCCTCAAGGCATAAATATAGAATCCGCTGGACCGTGTAGAAACAGGAACTAA
- a CDS encoding peptidoglycan-binding protein produces MSIMSDDDFVRLFQRTFGLKEDGWAGNDTVGKLRELARLAGIEEPQVPLSQIPDDYWPMLSKIESNNRPYVQAPTSTASGLYQFIQSTWIGEGGSWGRDAKGRLIARPAFGGLRPSEAEQLARAKTFTAKNADYLKRQGIPINKASLYAAHFFGPGVAAKVIKADVNDSAESLAGPAATAANPSILRGKTVGQFLSWLHGKTGAWAR; encoded by the coding sequence ATGAGCATCATGAGCGACGACGACTTCGTTCGTCTGTTTCAGCGCACGTTCGGCCTGAAGGAAGACGGATGGGCTGGCAACGACACCGTCGGCAAGCTGCGTGAGCTGGCGCGGCTGGCTGGCATCGAGGAACCTCAGGTTCCGCTCAGCCAAATTCCTGACGATTACTGGCCGATGCTCAGCAAGATCGAGAGCAACAACCGGCCCTATGTCCAGGCGCCCACCAGCACCGCTTCCGGCTTATACCAGTTCATCCAGAGCACATGGATCGGCGAGGGCGGCTCGTGGGGGCGCGACGCCAAGGGTCGCCTGATCGCGCGACCAGCCTTCGGGGGGCTACGCCCAAGCGAGGCCGAGCAGTTGGCGAGGGCTAAGACATTCACGGCCAAGAACGCGGACTACCTGAAACGGCAAGGCATCCCGATCAATAAGGCCAGCCTCTACGCTGCGCACTTCTTCGGACCAGGCGTCGCCGCGAAAGTCATCAAGGCCGACGTCAACGATAGCGCGGAAAGCCTGGCCGGCCCGGCAGCGACGGCGGCCAACCCCTCAATCCTCCGCGGCAAGACGGTCGGGCAGTTCCTGTCGTGGCTGCACGGAAAGACCGGAGCCTGGGCCCGATGA
- a CDS encoding DUF1353 domain-containing protein, whose product MSRFTEARYELTGKMRNGRPEVCLTTPLAYEIGYLGSGWVVEAPEGFCTDLASLPVWTQRLRWGRRLARKLARASIVHDLLRSDRRVPKLKADVIFLEAMAVDGVRLSWRVIAFITVLLNFSRD is encoded by the coding sequence ATGAGCCGCTTCACCGAGGCCCGCTACGAGCTGACCGGCAAGATGCGCAACGGCCGGCCGGAAGTCTGCCTCACCACGCCGCTGGCATATGAGATCGGCTATCTCGGATCGGGATGGGTGGTCGAGGCTCCGGAGGGTTTCTGCACCGACCTGGCCAGCCTCCCGGTCTGGACACAGCGCTTGCGCTGGGGACGACGCCTGGCCCGCAAGCTTGCCCGCGCCAGCATCGTGCATGACCTCCTGCGCTCAGACCGGCGCGTGCCCAAGCTGAAGGCCGACGTGATCTTTCTGGAGGCCATGGCCGTCGACGGCGTCCGGCTGTCGTGGCGCGTCATAGCCTTCATCACCGTCCTGCTGAACTTCAGCCGCGATTGA
- a CDS encoding DUF4376 domain-containing protein produces the protein MTETFTDRLSVERHIGLLLSQVAEALSGVEGDQSLFPVGLPAPLARSLSFAKGTAPGLLAAPAVPTVQTVSRDIDRERDRRIDSGFTFMGHRFQSRPSDRENIMGAAQLAVGAIGQGAEPGNLRWANPDQDFVWITADNQLVPLDAYQVLALFQAGVAFKSALTFHARGLKDAAAEAEDLTAFEWRNGWPE, from the coding sequence ATGACCGAGACCTTCACCGACCGCCTGTCTGTCGAACGCCATATCGGCCTGCTGCTGAGTCAGGTGGCGGAAGCGCTGTCGGGCGTCGAGGGAGATCAGTCCCTGTTCCCGGTCGGCCTCCCGGCACCGCTGGCGCGGTCCCTGTCGTTCGCCAAGGGCACGGCCCCGGGCCTGCTGGCCGCACCGGCGGTCCCGACCGTTCAAACTGTCAGCCGCGACATCGACCGGGAGCGGGACCGCCGGATCGACAGCGGCTTCACCTTCATGGGCCACCGCTTCCAGTCTCGTCCCTCGGATCGGGAGAACATCATGGGCGCGGCTCAACTGGCCGTGGGCGCGATTGGCCAGGGCGCGGAGCCGGGCAATCTGCGGTGGGCCAACCCTGATCAGGACTTCGTCTGGATCACGGCCGACAACCAGCTGGTCCCGCTGGACGCCTATCAGGTGCTGGCCCTGTTTCAGGCCGGGGTGGCGTTCAAGTCCGCCCTGACCTTCCATGCCCGTGGCCTGAAGGATGCGGCGGCCGAGGCCGAAGACCTGACGGCCTTCGAATGGCGGAATGGCTGGCCGGAATGA
- a CDS encoding phage tail protein: protein MGKTLKTAGAIIGGAVLIATGVGAIAGLQVTAIGIAGIGTASISSLQMASAGLMAVGGLLDKPKSQASANPTDWTSNPDQPTPFLFGRMGVTGKIIHRDEWGKDNHAQSFVHVFSGAGPVRAFVSFSADDVPITFASNGGSATGSRNGQMYRSWRLGAQPDTALSLPPMSGPAMPMWGAAYRLSGKACDLWTLTQDSKLSVYPGNAEPKPLSVIDGIYGYDPRYDSTYPGGMGACRLGVRSTYLWIENPIIAALNWSLGMVENGKIVGGVGVSPRGIDFPAFVDAANTADANGWKIAAWPDTSEDVSSVLDQMLQAGGAVRARHAGKISCVSRGAPRPSIVTITRQDTAGAIELDTGASRFNRLNTITPRFMSAAHKWQATPAAPVSFPAYVTEDGGRRSDLIDYRFVPSVKQAAELAAYDILDAREPFSGTIPLKPHLRQLKRGDCFTINEPNFVLNGVKCIVLSRGYDPKTGIVRVAFRSETDSKHPLALGKTTELPAYPDLTPPDPTFVSPPEPGDVTVTPRPPVPGGQVPGFDLSIVVSNPTVTTVLVEFWEVPDGTDPNTPPPAIGWKSAGIWPPTTTDVPISVEPGRWYWIGLTNRRGDSSSARVVDGPHLSPGLVAGDLIPTAPSLVALEEELAALEALQASETVLREQADSLIIARSASTPNLVRNGGAIEGTEGWHVNSGGPLSVAHGSAQGSIFFGTGSYVSDVIPCGPGDVKGLSIDTELSGGFAYLSFLPSFQIAQFVSFNTGSWTRKRSTSAFPAPEGTTGVRVVIDTQGVPAYWSRVKVNSGPVATDWSDDATQRDLAASVSEQRLAIVDLETGQALAKFELIAAASGGKPARFRLVSSSLGSAAAIDAPFIYWGDNTVFDDATDTLQTTIGSLRRVLALGSPFGAASNLLEWWGPSSIALSAMTTANGLNGRMTNSPYVFDNTNVTSMDRAPVTKPLEGFIGLSASTAWQSTYSVTSRIPVNPYLDFDLSLFGGSFASESGSWNGEARWLEYDLSGGAVIAGSTTSFGATWDSSGTIWTGLIGFDGLLGAKSGPNITYELQTRRLSGSAVAASDIAINGTLRASSTT from the coding sequence ATGGGTAAGACCCTGAAAACCGCCGGCGCCATCATCGGGGGAGCCGTCCTGATCGCGACCGGTGTCGGGGCCATCGCTGGGCTTCAGGTCACCGCCATCGGCATCGCGGGCATCGGCACCGCGAGCATTTCCAGCCTTCAAATGGCCAGCGCCGGGCTGATGGCTGTCGGCGGCCTGCTGGACAAGCCGAAGTCTCAAGCCTCTGCAAACCCGACCGACTGGACGTCTAACCCCGATCAGCCAACGCCCTTCCTCTTTGGCCGGATGGGCGTCACCGGCAAGATCATTCACCGGGACGAGTGGGGTAAGGACAACCACGCGCAGAGCTTCGTGCACGTCTTTTCCGGCGCTGGGCCAGTCCGCGCGTTCGTAAGCTTCTCGGCCGATGATGTGCCGATCACGTTCGCGTCCAATGGGGGATCAGCAACCGGCTCGCGCAATGGGCAGATGTATCGGTCGTGGCGCCTTGGCGCGCAGCCCGACACGGCGCTGTCTCTGCCGCCCATGTCCGGCCCAGCCATGCCAATGTGGGGCGCAGCCTACAGGCTGTCTGGCAAGGCATGCGATCTGTGGACCCTGACGCAAGACTCCAAGCTCAGCGTCTATCCGGGCAATGCGGAGCCCAAGCCGCTGTCGGTCATCGACGGCATCTACGGCTACGACCCTCGCTACGACAGCACTTATCCCGGCGGCATGGGCGCGTGCCGGCTCGGCGTCCGTTCGACCTACCTCTGGATCGAAAACCCCATCATCGCGGCCCTGAACTGGTCGTTGGGCATGGTGGAGAATGGCAAGATCGTCGGTGGCGTCGGCGTCTCGCCGCGCGGCATAGATTTCCCGGCCTTCGTGGATGCGGCCAACACCGCTGACGCGAACGGCTGGAAGATCGCGGCTTGGCCCGACACGTCTGAGGACGTTTCGTCGGTGCTAGACCAGATGCTGCAAGCCGGCGGCGCCGTGCGCGCCAGGCACGCGGGCAAGATCAGCTGCGTAAGCCGAGGGGCCCCGCGCCCATCCATCGTCACCATCACCCGCCAAGATACTGCGGGCGCGATCGAGCTTGATACCGGGGCGAGCCGCTTCAACCGTCTAAACACCATCACGCCTAGGTTCATGAGCGCGGCGCACAAGTGGCAGGCGACGCCGGCCGCGCCGGTGAGCTTTCCGGCTTATGTGACAGAGGATGGTGGGCGTCGGTCCGACCTGATCGACTATCGTTTCGTCCCATCCGTGAAGCAGGCGGCGGAGTTGGCTGCCTACGACATCCTGGACGCGCGCGAACCCTTCAGCGGGACGATCCCGCTCAAGCCGCACCTGCGTCAGCTGAAACGCGGCGACTGCTTCACCATCAACGAGCCCAACTTCGTGCTGAACGGCGTGAAGTGCATAGTGTTGAGCCGGGGATACGATCCGAAGACCGGCATCGTCCGCGTCGCCTTCCGTTCCGAGACAGATAGCAAGCACCCACTGGCGCTCGGCAAGACGACTGAGCTGCCGGCATATCCGGACCTTACGCCGCCGGACCCGACCTTCGTCAGCCCGCCCGAACCCGGCGACGTGACGGTCACGCCTCGGCCCCCGGTGCCCGGCGGTCAGGTGCCCGGCTTCGACCTGTCGATCGTCGTCAGCAACCCGACCGTCACGACAGTGCTAGTCGAGTTTTGGGAAGTCCCCGACGGCACCGATCCCAACACGCCGCCGCCGGCCATCGGCTGGAAGTCCGCAGGAATCTGGCCTCCGACCACGACCGATGTCCCTATCAGTGTGGAGCCTGGACGGTGGTATTGGATCGGGCTGACCAACCGACGCGGCGATAGCTCTTCTGCGCGAGTCGTGGACGGCCCCCACCTGTCCCCTGGCCTTGTCGCTGGAGACCTGATCCCTACCGCGCCTTCTCTGGTGGCGCTGGAGGAAGAACTCGCCGCTCTGGAGGCGCTTCAGGCCAGCGAGACTGTTCTGAGGGAGCAGGCGGACAGCCTGATCATCGCGCGGTCCGCCTCGACGCCGAACCTCGTGAGAAACGGAGGTGCGATCGAGGGAACCGAGGGTTGGCATGTCAACTCTGGCGGTCCCCTCAGCGTCGCTCACGGCTCGGCCCAGGGCAGCATCTTCTTCGGCACCGGATCCTATGTGTCGGACGTGATCCCGTGCGGCCCCGGTGATGTGAAAGGCCTGTCGATCGACACCGAGTTGAGCGGGGGCTTCGCCTATCTCAGCTTCCTTCCAAGCTTTCAGATCGCGCAGTTCGTCTCGTTCAACACAGGCAGTTGGACCCGCAAGCGATCGACGTCGGCTTTCCCTGCGCCCGAGGGCACCACAGGCGTTCGCGTCGTCATCGATACGCAGGGGGTTCCGGCCTACTGGTCCAGGGTCAAGGTCAACAGCGGCCCGGTCGCCACGGACTGGAGCGATGACGCCACCCAGCGTGACCTGGCCGCGAGCGTTTCAGAGCAGCGCCTGGCCATTGTGGATCTCGAAACCGGCCAGGCGCTCGCCAAGTTCGAGCTGATCGCCGCCGCGTCTGGCGGAAAGCCCGCCCGCTTCCGGCTAGTGTCGTCCAGCCTCGGCTCAGCAGCCGCCATCGATGCGCCCTTCATCTACTGGGGCGACAACACCGTCTTCGATGATGCGACCGATACCCTTCAGACCACCATCGGCTCCCTACGCCGTGTGCTGGCGCTGGGCTCACCGTTCGGCGCCGCCAGCAACCTGCTGGAGTGGTGGGGGCCGTCGTCCATCGCCCTGAGCGCCATGACCACGGCGAACGGCTTGAACGGGCGGATGACGAACTCGCCCTACGTCTTCGACAACACCAACGTCACCAGCATGGACCGGGCGCCGGTAACGAAGCCTCTGGAGGGGTTCATCGGCCTTAGCGCCTCGACAGCCTGGCAGTCCACCTACAGCGTCACCTCACGCATCCCGGTCAATCCGTATCTCGACTTCGACCTGTCTCTGTTCGGGGGGAGCTTCGCGTCAGAGTCGGGCTCCTGGAACGGCGAGGCCCGTTGGCTGGAATACGACCTCTCGGGCGGGGCCGTCATCGCTGGGTCCACGACCAGCTTCGGCGCCACCTGGGACAGCAGCGGCACGATCTGGACGGGCCTGATCGGCTTCGACGGGCTGCTGGGCGCCAAGTCCGGCCCGAACATCACATACGAACTCCAGACGCGCCGCCTGAGCGGATCGGCCGTCGCCGCCAGCGACATCGCCATCAACGGCACGCTGCGCGCTTCTTCCACCACGTGA